The following are encoded in a window of Corynebacterium argentoratense DSM 44202 genomic DNA:
- the der gene encoding bifunctional cytidylate kinase/GTPase Der, whose translation MPGDGLIIAVDGPSGTGKSSACRAVAEALDAHYLDTGAMYRVATLHVLRSGIDPSDVEAVIEATKNLPLSVNDDPRSTEVLLGGEDVQDEIRGPEVTAHVSAVAAIPEVRNNLVQLQRDLADGAHRCVVEGRDIGTVVLADAPLKLFLTASAEVRARRRFDQDTAAGRDVIFEDVLADVERRDHLDSTRATSPLIPAEDAHIVDTSEMTLDEVIDLIIDAAVDSDPSMDDADFDDDVALAFDGEDSSSLLASEDLSEDQWRALEANFGIEADDPIEEALPTVAIVGRPNVGKSTLVNRFLGRREAVVEDFPGVTRDRISYLADWGGHRYWVQDTGGWDPDAKGIHAAIARQAEVAMDTADVIVFVVDTKVGVTETDEVMARKLQRAEVPVIVVANKFDSDSQYGDVAEFWSLGLGEPWPVSAQHGRGGADVLDQVLASFPEEPRNKSITEGPRRVALVGKPNVGKSSLLNKITGEERSVVDNVAGTTVDPVDSLVQLDQKLWKFVDTAGLRRKVKNAQGHEFYASLRTRAAIDAAEVCVFLLDASEPVSEQDQRVLNMVIEAGKALVIAFNKWDLMDEDRRELLDREIDLQLAHISWARRINISAKTGRALQRLEPAMIEALESWDQRVTTGQLNNWLRQVIAQNPPPMRGGRLPRVLFVTQASTRPPVIVLFTTGFLEAGYRRYLERKFRETFGFEGSPVRIAVRVREKRKRK comes from the coding sequence ATGCCAGGCGATGGGCTGATCATTGCAGTAGACGGTCCCTCAGGGACAGGAAAATCAAGCGCCTGCCGCGCCGTAGCTGAAGCACTCGATGCCCACTACCTCGATACCGGCGCCATGTACCGCGTCGCCACCCTCCACGTGCTGCGATCGGGGATCGACCCCTCCGACGTCGAGGCAGTAATCGAAGCGACTAAAAACCTGCCGCTCAGCGTCAACGACGACCCGCGTTCTACCGAAGTATTGCTCGGTGGGGAAGACGTCCAGGACGAGATCCGTGGGCCGGAAGTCACCGCTCATGTGTCCGCCGTTGCGGCAATTCCCGAAGTGCGCAACAACCTCGTTCAACTTCAACGCGACCTTGCAGATGGCGCCCACCGCTGCGTCGTTGAGGGACGCGACATCGGAACGGTGGTGCTCGCCGACGCTCCGCTGAAGCTGTTCTTGACAGCAAGCGCAGAAGTCCGCGCACGCCGCCGTTTCGACCAGGACACCGCAGCTGGACGCGACGTCATTTTTGAGGATGTTCTCGCCGATGTTGAACGACGCGACCATCTGGATTCCACCCGCGCAACCTCCCCATTGATTCCGGCGGAGGATGCTCACATTGTCGATACCTCCGAGATGACGCTGGATGAAGTCATCGACTTGATTATTGACGCCGCGGTCGATTCTGACCCAAGCATGGACGACGCTGATTTCGACGACGACGTCGCGCTTGCCTTCGATGGTGAAGATTCAAGCTCCCTCCTCGCAAGCGAAGACTTGAGTGAGGATCAGTGGCGCGCTCTGGAAGCCAACTTCGGTATCGAAGCTGACGATCCTATAGAGGAAGCGTTGCCGACTGTCGCGATCGTCGGACGGCCCAACGTTGGCAAATCCACCCTGGTGAACCGCTTCCTTGGACGGCGTGAAGCCGTCGTCGAGGACTTCCCCGGGGTGACCCGCGACAGGATTTCTTACCTAGCCGATTGGGGTGGGCACCGCTACTGGGTACAGGACACTGGCGGCTGGGATCCTGACGCCAAGGGCATTCACGCGGCTATCGCACGTCAAGCTGAAGTCGCCATGGATACCGCCGACGTCATCGTCTTCGTTGTTGACACCAAGGTGGGCGTGACCGAAACCGATGAAGTGATGGCTCGTAAATTGCAGCGTGCCGAGGTGCCGGTTATCGTCGTCGCCAACAAATTCGACTCCGATTCGCAGTACGGTGATGTGGCTGAGTTTTGGTCACTCGGCTTGGGGGAGCCCTGGCCAGTATCCGCGCAGCACGGCCGTGGCGGCGCTGACGTCCTTGATCAGGTGCTCGCTAGTTTCCCTGAGGAACCCCGCAACAAGTCCATTACCGAGGGGCCGCGCAGGGTCGCACTGGTGGGCAAGCCGAACGTGGGCAAGTCCTCGCTGCTGAACAAGATCACCGGCGAGGAACGCTCCGTCGTTGACAATGTTGCCGGCACTACCGTCGACCCAGTCGACTCCTTGGTGCAGCTTGATCAAAAATTGTGGAAGTTCGTCGACACCGCCGGTTTGCGCCGCAAGGTCAAAAATGCACAAGGCCACGAGTTCTATGCTTCACTGCGGACCCGTGCTGCTATTGACGCTGCGGAAGTGTGCGTGTTCCTTCTCGACGCGTCAGAGCCGGTCAGTGAGCAAGATCAGCGCGTGCTCAACATGGTTATTGAAGCGGGCAAAGCACTGGTCATTGCTTTTAACAAATGGGACCTCATGGACGAGGATCGCCGCGAACTGCTCGATCGAGAAATCGATTTGCAGCTCGCCCACATTAGCTGGGCTCGGCGGATCAACATTTCCGCTAAGACTGGCCGAGCACTGCAGCGGCTTGAACCTGCCATGATCGAAGCTTTGGAGAGCTGGGATCAGCGTGTCACGACGGGGCAGCTCAACAACTGGCTGCGTCAGGTGATCGCGCAGAACCCTCCGCCGATGCGTGGTGGCCGACTGCCACGTGTCCTGTTCGTTACCCAGGCGTCTACGCGCCCTCCTGTGATCGTGCTGTTCACCACGGGCTTCCTCGAGGCTGGCTACCGCAGGTACTTGGAGCGTAAGTTCCGCGAGACCTTTGGTTTCGAAGGCTCCCCGGTGCGCATTGCGGTGCGTGTGAGGGAAAAGCGCAAGCGGAAATAG
- the secA2 gene encoding accessory Sec system translocase SecA2: MGGFGWLWNMLGDTSGRNQKRSIALVKKAESLLDDVAALPDEQLSERGRAAAQSEDYAALLAVLSVASQRWLGMVPFDVQLQATLRLLEGDVVHMATGEGKTLVGAMAATGFALRGKRVHCITVNDYLAHRDAQWMRPLVEFFGLSVASIGEKMDSDSRRDAYRCDVVYAPVSEIGFDVLRDQLIVRPEDAVQHGADVAIVDEADSVLVDEALVPLVLAGSAPGVAPAGQITEIVSRLTESEHFEVSEDGRTVFLNDRGAAVVERELGISSLYDQEHVGTTLVQVNLALHAEHLLHRDVHYIVRDGKVQIIDASRGRVADLQRWPDGVHAAVEAKEGLDVTEGGRILDTITLQALMGRYPMVCGMTGTAVEAIDQLRQFYDLRVSVIERSAPLRRFDEADRIYATVEDKTAAIVQEIARIHATGQPVLVGTHDVAESETLAERLGDQGIDVVVLNAKNDAEEARIIAEAGDVGKVTVSTQMAGRGTDIRLGGADESRRDEVVELGGLAVIGTGRYRTQRLDNQLRGRAGRQGDPGLSLFFVSLDDDVVLAGGAGESVKADVASDGRIDSKRVGDFVAHCQRVTEGQLLEIHSQTWKYNKLISDQRAIIDERRFDLLHTAVAWEELRAHNPQRAGELEASGVSVETLEQAAREIVLYHLDYGWSEHLALLDDVRESIHLRAIAKETPIDEFHRIAVLEFKALREKAVRDARETFATIDIDAEGAHLDDLGLHRPSATWTYMVGDNPLQSSGNSVINALTSAFR; the protein is encoded by the coding sequence ATGGGTGGTTTTGGTTGGTTGTGGAACATGCTCGGTGATACTTCCGGGCGCAACCAAAAGCGCAGTATCGCGCTCGTGAAAAAGGCCGAATCTCTGCTAGACGACGTGGCTGCGTTACCTGATGAGCAACTGTCGGAGCGTGGCCGTGCCGCCGCACAGTCGGAGGATTATGCCGCCTTGTTAGCAGTGTTGTCGGTAGCCTCACAGCGATGGCTTGGCATGGTGCCTTTCGACGTACAATTGCAGGCTACGCTGCGACTTCTCGAGGGCGATGTGGTCCACATGGCCACTGGTGAGGGCAAGACTCTGGTGGGGGCGATGGCGGCTACCGGCTTCGCTTTGCGGGGCAAGCGCGTCCACTGCATCACAGTCAATGATTACTTGGCTCATCGTGACGCCCAGTGGATGCGTCCGTTGGTTGAATTCTTCGGTTTGTCTGTGGCAAGCATCGGCGAAAAAATGGACAGTGATTCTCGCCGCGATGCCTACCGTTGCGACGTTGTGTACGCTCCGGTGAGCGAAATCGGGTTCGATGTTCTGCGGGATCAGCTCATAGTCCGACCGGAGGATGCGGTGCAGCATGGTGCTGACGTCGCTATCGTCGACGAGGCTGACAGTGTGCTGGTTGACGAGGCGTTGGTTCCTTTGGTGCTGGCAGGAAGTGCACCGGGTGTTGCGCCGGCGGGACAGATTACAGAGATCGTGTCGCGGCTAACGGAATCGGAGCATTTCGAAGTCTCCGAGGACGGACGCACGGTGTTTCTGAACGACAGAGGCGCTGCCGTTGTGGAGCGCGAGTTGGGCATCTCCAGCTTGTATGACCAAGAGCACGTGGGCACCACCTTGGTTCAGGTCAATTTGGCTTTGCACGCCGAGCATCTGCTGCACCGGGATGTGCATTACATCGTTCGCGATGGCAAGGTACAGATCATCGACGCTTCCCGCGGGCGGGTTGCGGATCTGCAGCGCTGGCCCGATGGGGTGCATGCCGCGGTGGAGGCGAAGGAAGGCCTCGATGTTACTGAAGGTGGCCGGATCCTCGACACCATCACGTTGCAGGCGTTGATGGGGCGCTATCCCATGGTGTGTGGGATGACTGGCACGGCTGTGGAGGCAATTGACCAGCTTCGGCAGTTTTATGATCTCCGCGTATCTGTGATTGAGCGCAGCGCTCCGTTGCGCCGCTTCGATGAAGCCGACCGTATTTACGCAACCGTTGAAGACAAGACCGCCGCGATTGTTCAGGAGATCGCGCGGATTCACGCAACCGGTCAGCCAGTGCTGGTTGGAACTCATGACGTCGCGGAATCCGAGACGTTGGCAGAACGCTTGGGGGATCAAGGTATTGATGTTGTCGTCCTCAATGCGAAGAATGATGCCGAGGAAGCGCGGATCATCGCGGAAGCGGGCGATGTTGGAAAAGTAACCGTGTCCACTCAAATGGCCGGCCGTGGAACGGATATTCGCCTTGGTGGAGCGGACGAATCCCGTCGTGATGAGGTCGTTGAGCTTGGCGGTCTTGCTGTGATTGGTACTGGCCGCTACCGCACTCAACGGCTAGATAATCAGTTGCGTGGCCGTGCGGGGCGTCAGGGAGATCCCGGGCTATCGCTATTTTTCGTCTCCCTTGACGATGACGTGGTGCTGGCTGGTGGCGCGGGGGAGTCCGTCAAAGCGGATGTTGCCAGCGACGGTCGCATAGACAGTAAGCGCGTGGGTGACTTTGTGGCCCATTGTCAGCGTGTGACAGAGGGGCAGCTGCTGGAGATCCACTCGCAAACGTGGAAGTACAACAAGCTCATCTCGGATCAGCGCGCAATCATCGACGAGCGCAGGTTCGACCTCCTCCACACGGCCGTGGCTTGGGAGGAGTTGCGTGCGCACAACCCCCAGAGGGCGGGAGAGCTGGAAGCCAGCGGTGTGAGCGTTGAAACGTTGGAGCAAGCAGCGCGGGAGATTGTGCTCTATCACCTGGATTACGGCTGGTCGGAGCACCTAGCCCTGTTAGATGACGTGCGGGAATCTATTCACCTGAGGGCTATTGCTAAGGAAACCCCCATCGATGAGTTCCACCGCATCGCCGTACTGGAGTTCAAGGCTTTGCGGGAGAAGGCGGTCCGTGATGCCCGTGAGACATTCGCCACTATCGATATTGATGCTGAGGGGGCCCATCTAGACGATCTGGGACTCCATAGGCCCAGTGCTACCTGGACGTACATGGTGGGAGATAACCCTCTGCAAAGCAGCGGGAATAGTGTCATCAATGCGCTCACTTCGGCGTTCCGATGA
- the odhI gene encoding oxoglutarate dehydrogenase inhibitor Odhl — protein sequence MSDTTGIPEPQVETTSVFRADLLKEMESGASASAQIGAENLPEGSALLVVKRGPNAGSRFLLDRPTTTVGRHPESDIFLDDVTVSRRHAEFRINDGAFEVVDVGSLNGTYVNREPKNSAVLSSGDEVQIGKFRLVFLV from the coding sequence ATGAGTGACACAACCGGGATCCCCGAACCCCAGGTGGAAACAACGTCTGTTTTCCGCGCTGACCTCCTCAAGGAGATGGAATCCGGCGCCAGCGCGTCGGCCCAGATCGGCGCAGAGAACCTTCCTGAGGGGTCTGCACTATTGGTCGTGAAGCGTGGCCCCAATGCGGGTTCCCGCTTCCTGCTCGATCGGCCAACCACCACAGTTGGTCGCCACCCCGAGAGCGACATCTTCCTCGACGACGTGACGGTGTCCCGAAGGCACGCCGAATTCCGCATCAATGATGGGGCTTTCGAAGTAGTCGACGTCGGAAGCCTTAACGGAACTTACGTTAACCGTGAGCCGAAGAACTCCGCAGTGCTCTCGAGCGGCGATGAGGTTCAGATCGGTAAATTCCGCCTGGTGTTCCTGGTTTAG
- the ftsR gene encoding transcriptional regulator FtsR: protein MGAVQSTGGGWAARNNVPAQSTSGRSKSMSIGAVLKLIKPDYPQITHSKIRYLESEGLLEPQRTATGYRSYTMDDVERLRFILDMQRDRYLPLKVIRSQLEAIDRGEVSALPASQADEAAHRGSDRMKLSELAAQTAMSEDDLMGLINAGLITPDAAGLFSSSDVSVIAVISQLVEYGLDVRHLKSLKNHAQRQVDLVTQVAGPVARAKDDAARGRAEEIARQMMSLIVSLNEDVFHRELLKEFGS, encoded by the coding sequence ATGGGTGCTGTGCAATCGACGGGTGGTGGATGGGCCGCCCGTAACAACGTTCCGGCCCAGTCCACTTCGGGTCGTAGTAAATCCATGTCGATTGGCGCGGTACTCAAGCTGATCAAGCCTGATTACCCGCAGATCACGCATTCTAAGATTCGCTACCTCGAATCTGAGGGTTTGCTGGAGCCGCAGAGAACCGCTACGGGATATCGCTCCTACACGATGGACGATGTGGAGCGGCTGCGTTTCATTCTGGACATGCAGCGTGACCGTTACCTGCCGTTGAAGGTCATCCGTTCCCAGTTGGAAGCGATCGACCGCGGTGAAGTTTCGGCGCTTCCCGCTAGCCAGGCCGATGAGGCTGCCCATCGGGGATCCGACCGCATGAAGCTGTCCGAGCTGGCTGCGCAGACAGCAATGAGCGAGGACGATCTGATGGGTTTGATCAACGCGGGTCTGATCACCCCCGATGCTGCGGGCCTGTTTTCCTCCAGTGATGTATCGGTGATTGCCGTCATTTCCCAGCTCGTAGAGTATGGGCTCGATGTGCGCCACCTGAAGTCGCTTAAAAACCATGCTCAGCGCCAGGTTGATTTGGTTACGCAGGTGGCAGGGCCAGTTGCGCGTGCTAAAGATGACGCAGCTCGCGGTAGGGCAGAAGAGATCGCCCGCCAAATGATGTCGCTTATTGTCTCGCTCAACGAGGATGTTTTCCACAGGGAACTCCTGAAAGAGTTCGGTAGCTAG
- a CDS encoding MerR family transcriptional regulator, with the protein MQQETTREATSVTDNNRPVQESLFDIGPDQTVGYRVPIACQVAGITYRQLDYWARTQLVVPSIRSARGSGSQRLYSFRDILVLKIVKGLLDTGISLQNIRLAVSNLRDLGVDDLATITLVSDGTTVYECRSNEEVIDLLAGGQGVFGIAVPGIMKELTGTIAAFPSESITHDDTAVADFRDELAARRARRQVS; encoded by the coding sequence GTGCAACAAGAAACTACAAGAGAGGCCACGAGCGTGACTGACAACAATCGCCCCGTGCAGGAGTCCCTATTCGACATCGGTCCGGACCAGACAGTGGGCTACCGCGTACCCATTGCATGCCAGGTCGCTGGAATTACCTACCGACAGCTCGACTACTGGGCACGCACCCAGCTCGTTGTTCCCTCCATCCGTAGCGCCCGCGGCTCAGGATCCCAACGCCTGTACTCTTTCCGCGACATCCTGGTGCTGAAGATCGTCAAGGGCTTACTAGACACCGGCATTTCGCTTCAAAATATTCGCCTCGCGGTCAGTAACCTCCGCGACCTTGGCGTTGACGACCTCGCCACCATCACCCTGGTCAGCGACGGCACCACCGTCTACGAATGCCGCAGCAATGAAGAAGTGATTGACCTCCTGGCCGGCGGCCAAGGCGTTTTCGGCATTGCGGTTCCGGGCATTATGAAGGAACTCACCGGCACCATCGCTGCCTTCCCCTCTGAGAGCATCACCCACGACGACACCGCAGTTGCAGACTTCCGCGACGAACTTGCTGCTCGACGCGCGCGACGTCAGGTTTCTTAG
- a CDS encoding hemolysin family protein, with protein sequence MILLMVPLLLLVNAFFVAAEFSLISSRRDRLEALVAQGKGRARTVIKASEQLSMMLAAAQLGITIASLILGKVGEPAIAHLIEAPAHALGLPDGMLHPLSFGIALLLVTFLHIILGEMVPKNIALAGPETVAMLLVPTHLLFVKITRPFIIAMNWIAGHTLKAFGIQQRDELDSIVDPEQLATMITESRSEGLLDAEEHARLNMALHSDARNVREVLIPLSEVNTFSMAPTLGELNEAVNATGFSRFPVINEAGTTFIGYIHVKDVLDRMVAREATPDERVPQSAIRPLTTIAAEQSLDDAMRTMRRRNAHMAQVRDSGLLLGIVTLEDLIEEFVGTVRDWTHES encoded by the coding sequence ATGATCCTGCTCATGGTCCCACTGTTGCTGTTGGTTAATGCGTTCTTCGTCGCGGCTGAATTCTCGCTTATTTCGTCTCGCCGCGACCGCCTGGAAGCGCTTGTAGCCCAAGGAAAGGGTCGGGCCCGCACCGTCATTAAGGCTTCGGAGCAGCTATCGATGATGCTCGCTGCCGCTCAGTTGGGTATCACGATCGCTTCGTTGATTCTCGGTAAAGTTGGCGAGCCTGCCATCGCTCACCTTATCGAAGCCCCGGCGCATGCTCTGGGCTTGCCGGATGGCATGCTGCATCCCTTAAGCTTCGGCATCGCTTTGCTGTTAGTAACATTCTTACACATCATCCTCGGCGAAATGGTGCCCAAAAATATTGCCCTGGCTGGCCCCGAGACCGTGGCAATGCTGTTGGTCCCAACCCATTTGTTGTTCGTGAAGATCACCAGGCCCTTTATCATCGCGATGAACTGGATCGCGGGTCATACGTTAAAGGCGTTCGGTATCCAGCAGCGCGATGAACTGGATTCGATCGTGGATCCTGAGCAACTTGCAACCATGATTACAGAATCGCGCTCTGAGGGATTGCTTGATGCCGAAGAGCACGCTCGCTTAAACATGGCTCTGCATTCAGATGCTCGCAATGTGCGTGAGGTTCTCATTCCGCTATCGGAGGTCAATACCTTCTCTATGGCACCCACCTTGGGTGAGCTCAATGAGGCAGTGAACGCTACAGGATTCTCACGCTTCCCCGTTATCAATGAGGCCGGAACGACGTTTATCGGGTATATCCACGTTAAGGACGTCCTCGACCGCATGGTTGCCCGCGAGGCTACTCCGGACGAGCGCGTGCCCCAGTCGGCCATTCGACCGCTGACCACCATCGCCGCAGAGCAGTCACTCGATGATGCTATGCGCACGATGCGTCGACGCAACGCTCATATGGCGCAGGTTCGCGATTCCGGGCTGTTGCTGGGAATCGTCACTCTTGAAGACCTCATTGAAGAGTTCGTCGGCACCGTGCGCGACTGGACTCACGAGAGCTAA
- a CDS encoding hemolysin family protein — MDIFLSILALVGFVALTAATGFFVAIEFALTGLERSQIDNHVRDTGDSTALAIQKAHNNLSFELSGAQLGITITTLATGYLAEPVLSRFFTPVLELSGLSDQAARPVALVLALIIATLLSMVYGELVPKNMAITDPLAAARLTVRPVHLFNVVFAGFVRLLNAAANALVRKLGIEPAEELASARSAQELGALVRNSAKHGGLDKAKAAMLDRSLKFGEESAEDFMTPRAKIETLDAAASVQDLLELALDTGHSRFPVIDGDLDATIGVVHVKDAFGVAKASRSRTPAVQFARPVPQVPASLDGDAVLAVVRKAGSQMALVADEYGGTAGIVTIEDVVEEILGEVYDEHDDAEAERDFLRVGASWEIAGLVRVDELSEKVGYYAPEGPYETLGGLIMASLGRIPKAGDVVLLPETDRDSMDEFESGIQGRWIARVTLMDGRRIDKCVLTPMSEDEAHDYVKDYQ; from the coding sequence ATGGACATTTTTCTAAGCATTCTCGCGCTTGTAGGCTTCGTAGCGTTGACCGCTGCTACTGGCTTTTTTGTCGCGATCGAATTTGCCCTGACCGGCCTCGAGCGCTCGCAGATTGATAATCACGTCCGCGACACCGGCGACAGCACCGCCCTGGCAATCCAGAAGGCCCACAACAACCTGTCCTTCGAGCTGTCCGGCGCACAGCTGGGTATCACTATCACTACCCTAGCGACCGGTTACCTTGCCGAGCCGGTTCTTAGCCGATTCTTCACCCCCGTGTTGGAGCTCAGTGGGCTGAGTGATCAGGCTGCACGTCCGGTTGCCCTTGTCCTAGCGTTGATCATTGCCACGTTGTTGTCCATGGTCTACGGCGAGCTTGTTCCCAAGAACATGGCTATCACGGATCCACTTGCGGCCGCCCGCCTGACTGTCCGGCCCGTGCACTTGTTCAACGTGGTGTTCGCTGGTTTTGTGCGTCTGCTTAATGCCGCTGCTAATGCGTTGGTTCGCAAGCTAGGTATAGAGCCTGCAGAGGAGCTAGCCAGCGCCCGAAGTGCTCAAGAGTTGGGTGCCTTGGTGCGCAATTCTGCCAAGCATGGTGGGTTGGATAAGGCCAAGGCAGCCATGCTGGATCGGAGCCTGAAGTTCGGTGAGGAATCTGCCGAAGATTTCATGACGCCGCGTGCGAAAATCGAAACACTTGATGCCGCCGCCAGCGTTCAGGATCTTCTGGAGCTCGCCTTGGACACTGGCCACTCTCGTTTCCCGGTGATCGATGGGGACCTCGACGCAACAATCGGCGTTGTTCACGTCAAGGATGCTTTCGGCGTGGCGAAGGCCAGCCGTAGCCGCACCCCTGCTGTGCAGTTTGCGCGCCCTGTCCCACAGGTGCCAGCGAGTTTGGATGGGGACGCGGTGCTCGCCGTTGTGCGTAAGGCCGGTAGCCAGATGGCCCTAGTTGCCGACGAGTACGGTGGCACAGCCGGCATTGTCACCATCGAAGACGTGGTGGAGGAAATCCTCGGAGAGGTCTACGACGAACATGATGATGCCGAGGCGGAACGCGATTTTCTCCGCGTCGGTGCCAGCTGGGAAATTGCCGGCCTTGTCCGTGTTGATGAGCTCAGTGAGAAGGTCGGCTATTACGCCCCCGAGGGGCCGTATGAAACCCTGGGAGGTTTGATTATGGCGAGCCTCGGTCGCATCCCTAAGGCAGGGGACGTTGTGCTGTTGCCAGAAACGGACCGCGACAGCATGGACGAGTTTGAGTCCGGCATTCAGGGGCGCTGGATTGCCCGAGTAACGCTGATGGATGGGCGTCGCATCGATAAGTGCGTTTTGACGCCCATGAGTGAAGACGAAGCCCATGACTATGTGAAGGATTACCAATGA
- a CDS encoding DEAD/DEAH box helicase: MTTFSELGLPVAVCHSLSALGIKDAFDIQAAAIPDALEGRDVLGRGPTGSGKTFTFGLPMIARLAGSGVSRPGAPRGLIVVPTRELAAQVKQRLDDPAAAMGLRVLEVVGGVNIKRHITALASPVDILVATPGRAQDLIDQKILRLDQVSIVALDEADQMADMGFLPQVRKLLRLTPSQGQRLLFSATLDGDVGKLVKEFMHNPVEHSTAAVEASVDTMEHVTIRVGDRPSRNAAVEQLAIDASARGAKVIMFMRTKHAVDRQLKKITRNGVNAVALHGDKGQNTRTRAIEDFSSGRATVLVATDVAARGIDISDVSLVVHIDPPAEKKSYLHRAGRTARAGTAGIVATLVMDDQVEAVTALLRSAGVNAADIDAASLNKLIDKLGPQPTSSTGRPQRSIAADQPKEQQQRRRGGTRDRNSQRSTSRRRSKKPR, from the coding sequence GTGACTACTTTTTCTGAACTCGGTCTACCAGTCGCGGTATGTCATAGCCTGAGCGCCCTTGGCATCAAGGACGCTTTCGATATTCAAGCTGCTGCTATACCTGATGCCCTCGAGGGGCGCGACGTGCTGGGCCGAGGCCCCACGGGGTCGGGCAAGACCTTTACTTTCGGCCTTCCCATGATTGCCCGCTTGGCCGGATCCGGGGTGTCCCGCCCCGGGGCTCCGCGGGGGCTCATCGTCGTGCCCACCCGTGAATTAGCAGCGCAGGTAAAGCAGCGGTTGGATGATCCTGCGGCTGCGATGGGCCTGCGGGTGCTGGAGGTTGTCGGCGGTGTCAACATCAAACGTCATATCACCGCATTGGCCTCCCCCGTGGACATTCTGGTGGCCACGCCCGGTAGGGCTCAGGACCTCATCGACCAAAAAATCCTCAGGCTGGATCAAGTCAGCATCGTCGCGCTTGACGAAGCCGACCAGATGGCCGACATGGGGTTCCTCCCCCAAGTGCGCAAACTATTGCGCTTAACCCCCTCCCAGGGGCAGCGGCTGTTGTTTTCCGCCACCCTCGACGGGGATGTCGGGAAACTGGTTAAGGAGTTCATGCACAATCCGGTGGAGCATTCCACCGCTGCGGTTGAGGCCTCCGTTGACACCATGGAACATGTCACCATCCGCGTGGGGGATCGCCCCTCACGTAATGCTGCCGTCGAACAGCTAGCTATCGATGCCTCCGCTCGTGGTGCAAAAGTCATCATGTTCATGCGCACCAAGCATGCGGTTGATCGACAGCTGAAAAAAATCACCCGCAATGGGGTCAACGCTGTCGCCCTCCACGGTGACAAAGGACAAAACACCCGCACCAGGGCCATTGAAGATTTCAGCTCCGGTCGTGCCACTGTCCTCGTCGCCACGGATGTTGCGGCTCGAGGGATTGATATTTCTGACGTGTCCCTGGTGGTACACATTGATCCCCCCGCGGAAAAGAAGTCCTACCTCCACCGCGCGGGGCGCACGGCCCGAGCCGGCACTGCCGGTATCGTCGCCACCCTTGTTATGGACGATCAAGTCGAAGCGGTCACTGCGTTGCTGCGTAGCGCGGGCGTGAACGCTGCCGACATCGACGCGGCGTCATTAAATAAGCTGATCGACAAGCTCGGTCCGCAACCTACCAGCAGCACAGGACGTCCGCAGCGCAGCATTGCGGCGGATCAGCCCAAGGAACAGCAACAGAGACGACGCGGTGGTACCCGCGACCGCAACAGCCAGCGCAGCACTAGCCGCAGAAGGAGCAAGAAACCACGATGA